GCCCCCTTCCCTTTGTTGACATCCTCACCAAATCTCTTGCTTTTCTTCTCTCTTGCTACTCTCCTCTAATTTTTCACCTTCTGATTTGTTTACAAAGGCAAACAACACAACTCGTTTTTATCCTTATATATCAGTTTGGGAAAAAAGGTAGAAGAAATGAACGGTGATGATGCTCAGAGTATGATGGAATCCCAGTACATACAGAGACATCACAGGCACAACATCAGAGACGACCAGTGCACCTCTGCTCTTGTTAAACACATCAAAGCTCCTGTTCATCTCGTAAGTTCCTCAGTTTGAGACTCCTCTATAATTTCCCCCTTTTCCCCCATTTGTTCGTTTTTCTCGCCGCCGTTTAGGCCGTTGACACGTTTTTCTTTCTACTCTCCTATGGATCTGCTGAAACCCAAATCTATTCTCTTTGTTTTGTTACCCAaaagtcaaataaaaaatctgTGTTCTTGGTCGAAAATTAACcgcccccccccccaaaaaagaaaagtaaaccTACGAGTATGTATTGTCTCtgcttttttctattttttcactgacaaaaaaagaaaaaaaaaaaagaacccagACTATTTTAGCCAAGATTATGAATTTCTGTTAACTCGATGGTTCGTAAATGTCTGATTTTAACGATGGGTTTGTTGTTCTGTTTCTGTTTTCTTTAACTATGGATAGGTATGGTCATTGGTAAGGAGATTTGACCAGCCGCAAAAGTACAAGCCCTTCGTCAGCAGGTGTATAATGAAAGGGGACCTCGGGATCGGCAGTGTTAGAGAGGTCAACGTCAAGTCCGGACTTCCGGCAACCACCAGCACCGAACGGTTGGAACTTCTCGATGACGAAGAACACATTTTAGGCATCAAAATCGTCGGCGGCGACCACCGTCTCAGGGTACAAAATACTAACGTTTCTTTCTCCCTTAACACTTGTTTTCTGTGTCACGGTACTCATTTTGTTGACTGCAGAATTATTCTTCGATCATGACGGTGCATCCCGAGGTTATTGAAGGAAGGCCAGGTACAATGGTGATCGAATCGTTCGTCGTGGATGTGCCGGAAGGGAACACCACGGACGAAACTTGTTACTTCGTGGAAGCTTTGATCCGATGTAACCTGAAATCGTTAGCCGATGTTTCAGAGAGGATGGCTGTGATGGACCAGACAGAGCCTATCAACCGATACTAACTGAAAAAGGTGGAATTGTgatgaccaaaaagaaaaagactaatCTTTAGGAGTTTGTGATATATGATCATCTTTCACTTTGTTATGGAACACTCTTTTAACACCCTTTTGGTTCTTAGTTTAAATGCTTGAGTAAGTAGTTTATCTATGAGATATCCGAATTCATTACAAGCCTCCAAAACTACGGtcttatttgtaaatatttaagatTAAGAAGAGATGGGagaattttaattccatttccCATATTTGTAGCAGCAGCCAGGCCCAGCAGGATGAATTTGGAGAAACCATTTGAAGTACAGATATGTTTTATGATGGTGTCTATTTTTAGTAGTCTCTTGTTGGGATCATTTTTGGTATTGCTGCTAGTTTTCATTTTTGGAAACTTAAAAAGTAGATATTTGTTGAGTAGAGTTCTCAGCCTATTGATTTGAGTGCAGAAAAGTGTGGGTACACCATGGAAATGCACCAAGATTAGCTTTTTCTGAGTCATAATGTTGCACAGCACGTTAACTGATCAAAAACATCTTGTGATGATCTTTGTTTAAAGTAAAAGACCTACCTTGGTGGAAACTGGAAAGACTTTTGCATTTTCTGCAACAAATCAACTTCAAACACGTGAGAATGGAAGTTGGAAGAGTGAGAGCACGTCATAGAAAGTTGGTAGAAcataataattatcatttcataTCCTGGAAACTTGTAAGGATGTAACGCTTGTAGTTTTGAAGCTGTAACGATGTCATTGGTTGGTTCcattaaaatgttttcttgtGCTTTCTATAAATGAAGATAAGTGGCTAACGAACTTCACGTTTCGTCTTAATCCGGGTTGTACCCTTTTCCATACCCGTGTATTTAATGATGTAATTGTTTCCAAGAGGATTTGTAATGGAGGAAGAAGATCAAAGGGACGGATCTTTTTACTCACTTAAGTATCGGAATGTAAACACTAACATAAGGCCTCTAAGACATTGTTGCCACAAGCATTCCACTTGGGAAATCTCTAGGTTCGGCTGTCCagcattttcaaaatcaaatatatatgctGCCATTGTTCTATATAGCATTTTAAATATTGCAAATTTAATCTCTTTCACTAAAATAGTattgttttacaaaataaattatattattttgagaatgttttttttaatctttttacgTCTTATATTAAAAACCTAATAAGATTTGAACATGAACATTATgtgtttaaacatttttattatttttatatcaaattttataaattataattttcatttacatCGTAGAcgtattataatatatttttcattataagtacaacagtttttataatgttttggtctgtttatgaaatattttaaaaatagacaaTTCTACTAGTAAAGTCCTGAAATTTTGTAAGATTTCGCAATTTCTTCTTACAAATATGActaaatatttcaaacaaacttttttccctttcaattaaaacattaaaacagaTTAACTGATATAATAAAACTTCACAACAAATGGTACATAAAATAAAGTTTGCATTTAACACACAATTAATACATAAATGTCCACCATACAAGCTCAGACCttgttaaaagtttttaaaaataaatataataactgATGGTGCATTAAATACAAACCAATTGTGGAATATCTTTACAAACATAATAAAACTCCCCAAGGCATTGTTTGTTGTTTCAAATTTAGATGTCAATACTCCATTTCTTTCGTGTgattaaacatgatattaatatattttatatttatttaaatttggtgtagttcaaaatataaattttaaatattattcaagctcatctatatttataaatgactaatttaatctcattttaacttgttcatattatttttaaattattttaaaaacatttatattatttttaatttaatatttaataaatttatatattttgcatttattaaatttatttatatagacaacttaacttttttaatatgtttatattatagtaatatgttactatagatttaattttatgtattatacataatataatatattacaaaaatatgaaaatagttCGATTTAGGTCAAACTATAGTCTTCAATGCTTGGGCCCAAGCCTGGCCCTATCTAAATTGACCTACTATTTGGGTCAAGCCTATTTTTCAAGATCAATATTTTGTCCAAACTCTCGTAAATTTTgtgttaattgattttaaatatgggatacttaaacatttaaacacctaattaaaaaaaaactaaaatctaattaataacACATGTTAAACTTCGGCAAAAGTAGATTATCAATTTTATcaatggattttgatttttaaactaCACTAATAAAGAACTAGATTCCTTAAATTAGATAcagaaggactaaattaagaaaaaaaaaaaaagacaagtaAAGGAAGTGGGACATATTTAGAGCCACAAAAGTATGAAAGAAAACACAACCTTGCTGCGATTAGCAATATCTAAGAAAAAGCACAAATGTGACTTGAACCGcacaacaaacaaacaatcgTCAACATGACCAAAAAAGATGTTATTATGGTAGTTAGTATAGAAgtaatactaaaaaaaatattatcatggttaatctaatattttatatttgcagCAAATTTGGTGTCTTCCACAAGCTTGCATTTCTTCAATGAGccttcaaaatataaaaacttgaaatacaGTAAAACAACATCATGTATATAAGGTGATGGACGTgtaaaatcatgacaacttttCTTTACTCTCTTCCAAGACTTCGAACTATGATTGTTTTCATATAGCAGCTTGAAGCCTTTGGAAGAGAGTAAAAAAGGGTTGCATGTACATCCCCAAACATCTCTTAGCTATTTCACTTGAGTAAGGGGTGGCCTCATGAGGTCCCTTTTATAGGGCAGAATTGGAGCCGAAATGCCATAGGAGTACTCCATTCATCTAAACAAGGAATAAAGTGGTTTTTGGCATCTTAGTGATGTCCATTGTCCTTGTTAAATTCACGCAAGAATAATTCGGAAATATCCATATTGAATGGAATATATGACCAATCCTAAAACCAGGATATTGCCCACCAAGATTCTCCTCCAAACATCACTGCTAAGATCAATGCATTAAAGTAATCATAGTAATGAAAGCAAGCAACATTCTTGGTAACATATAAGACAAATCAACCCAAATGAAAtgaagtattatttttatatatatgaataaggCATACATCTACCATTAAAGGAAAATACCACTGAAGCTTATTGATAAACTTAAAAGAGAATAAAGTATTGTTTCACGAGTGGAgctttaaaaatgtaaaagaatcaaaatagaaaaatctttTATGTCTCTTAATTCCATGGAGGAAACGCTTgaagatttttattaaataaattaatccaaaaaaaatagaatcatatatatatatatcatataactAGTTTTCTATCCGTGACGTATGAGTTGCGTTACgacatattaattaaaactattaataaaataaattttgaaaaatataaacaacttTAAATTGTACTTAAGCTTTTGAAagataatatatttgtaatattatgaatataattaatgttttaattgtgaggaaaaatttgaaagataaaatttttataatatgtgtatatataattaatgattcaaaattttaatatatatatttatatgatatgggtaattttataaaataaattttaaaataattttcatttttaattttatgataattaaataatatttattttatgataatattatttatccttatgataaatattatattatgttttacttttgaACTTTAAACTATATTGTTTTAAGGTTAAATGAAAAGTActgtataaattaaattttctatgaaatttctaaatttaaactaaatattaaaattaataaattgattaatgacAAAGTAAAAtagttaaagttaaaattaacttgacgcaaatataatatttttaataatatttagaatttaattttaactattatctcataaataattaaattataatgatgtgttctaaaaaaataatgataagaaatttaaataaattgaaatgtatataaaaaaataaaaatgagtcatgttgtataaattttaaaaagtaactattatttagatacctatacttttacatttttaatcaagaaaaataacaaataacaataataataccaGATGAGAATAAAcaatatactaaaattatttcaaataagaCATTGAAAATATCAGGGATTAGAAAAGAAGTTCTTCCAAAAAGCTTTCAAGGACTTAAgtgataaaatgtaaaaagtacATGGACTTAAGATGAATTATTCCCTTTGTCTCTTTTCGTTCAATgactctcattttatttttctctttgtttactttttatttaaatttttcttcctttttttctccAGCTAAaatgccaattttaaaaatta
The Gossypium raimondii isolate GPD5lz chromosome 8, ASM2569854v1, whole genome shotgun sequence DNA segment above includes these coding regions:
- the LOC105791540 gene encoding abscisic acid receptor PYL9; translated protein: MNGDDAQSMMESQYIQRHHRHNIRDDQCTSALVKHIKAPVHLVWSLVRRFDQPQKYKPFVSRCIMKGDLGIGSVREVNVKSGLPATTSTERLELLDDEEHILGIKIVGGDHRLRNYSSIMTVHPEVIEGRPGTMVIESFVVDVPEGNTTDETCYFVEALIRCNLKSLADVSERMAVMDQTEPINRY